From a region of the Toxotes jaculatrix isolate fToxJac2 chromosome 7, fToxJac2.pri, whole genome shotgun sequence genome:
- the mfsd14bb gene encoding hippocampus abundant transcript-like protein 1 has protein sequence MNREKTVTEANDIMLVRSSPVRGRARVTHAVVVIFLEFFAWGLLTTPMLTVLHETFPQHTFLMNGLVQGVKGFLSFLSAPLIGALSDIWGRKSFLLMTVFFTCAPIPFMRISPWWYFALISVSGIFAVTFSVIFAYVADITEEHERSTAYGLVSATFAASLVTSPAIGAYLSAKYGDSLVVLVATVIAVADIAFVFFVVPESLPDKMRLTSWGFPISWEQADPFASLRRVGKDTTVLLICVTVFLSYLPEAGQYSSFFLYLRQVIEFSHASIAAFIAMVGILSIVAQTLLLSVLMRTIGNKNTVLLGLGFQLLQLAWYGFGSEPWMMWAAGTVAAMSSITFPAVSALVSHSASPEQQGVAQGMITGIRGLCNGLGPALYGFIFFLFNVELNDMEPVAGRSTHNTEKSVIPGPPFLFGACAVLFALLVAVFIPEHHQLADIKTCSGRKSSGAAAAHAQNVGPLATPTSDTEDIEPLLQDSSM, from the exons ATGAACCGGGAGAAAACAGTGACCGAGGCCAACGACATCATGTTGGTCCGGAGCTCG CCCGTCCGAGGCCGAGCCAGAGTGACTCATGCGGTGGTGGTGATCTTCCTGGAGTTCTTCGCCTGGGGGCTGCTGACCACGCCCATGCTGACC gTTCTCCATGAGACGTTTCCTCAGCACACCTTCCTGATGAACGGCCTGGTTCAGGGAGTGAAG GGTTTCCTGTCGTTCCTGTCAGCTCCTCTGATTGGGGCTCTGTCAGACATCTGGGGCAGGAAGTCCTTCCTCCTCATGACAGTCTTCTTCACCTGTGCCCCCATCCCCTTCATGAGGATCAGCCCCTG gtggtaCTTTGCTCTGATCTCAGTCTCAGGGATCTTCGCTGTGACCTTCTCGGTGATCTTCGCCTACGTCGCCGATATTACGGAGGAACACGAGAGGAGCACCGCCTACGGCCTG GTCTCAGCGACCTTCGCAGCCAGTTTGGTGACGAGCCCGGCCATCGGGGCCTACCTGTCGGCCAAGTATGGAGACAGCCTGGTGGTCCTGGTTGCCACGGTGATCGCCGTGGCCGACATCGCCTTTGTGTTTTTCGTCGTTCCCGAGTCGCTGCCGGACAAGATGAGGCTGACGTCCTGGGGCTTCCCCATCTCCTGGGAGCAGGCGGACCCCTTCGCT tCTCTGCGTCGTGTGGGCAAAGACACCACGGTGCTGCTGATCTGCGTCACAGTGTTCCTGTCCTACCTGCCTGAGGCCGGACAGTactccagcttcttcctctacCTGAGACAG gtgatCGAGTTTTCTCACGCATCCATCGCTGCCTTCATCGCCATGGTGGGAATCCTCTCCATCGTCGCTCAG actCTGCTCCTCAGTGTGTTAATGAGGACCATTGGTAATAAGAACACGGTTCTTCTGGGTCTGGgctttcagctcctccagctggcCTGGTACGGCTTCGGCTCTGAGCCTTG GATGATGTGGGCGGCAGGAACAGTAGCAGCCATGTCCTCCATCACCTTCCCAGCAGTCTCTGCTCTGGTGTCACACAGTGCATCGCCTGAGCAGCAAG gtGTGGCTCAGGGGATGATCACAGGCATCAGAGGGCTGTGTAACGGTTTGGGTCCAGCTCTCTACggcttcatcttcttcctcttcaatGTGGAGCTGAACGACATGGAGCCGGTGGCAGGAAGatccacacacaacacagag AAGTCCGTCATCCCCGGTCCTCCCTTCCTGTTCGGAGCGTGCGCCGTCTTATTCGCTCTTCTCGTCGCCGTCTTCATCCCTGAGCATCACCAACTGGCCGACATCAAGACCTGCTCTGGCCGCAAGTCCAGCGGCGCTGCAGCTGCACACGCTCAGAATGTCGGCCCTCTGGCCACGCCCACCAGCGACACGGAGGACATCGAGCCGCTCCTACAGGACAGCAgcatgtga